Within Sphaerodactylus townsendi isolate TG3544 linkage group LG05, MPM_Stown_v2.3, whole genome shotgun sequence, the genomic segment CTAAAGTATCTGTTGCTTTGTTCTCTGGGTGGTGTCGTGAGCTGTGGATTAACTCATACAGCAGTAGTGCCACTAGATGTGGTGAAATGCCGAATGCAGGTGGAACCTAAACGCTATCGGGGACTTGTGCAAGGCCTTACTCTTACAGTGAATGAGGAGGGAATGAATGGTCTTGTCAAGGGATGGGCCCCAACAGCCATAGGTTACTCCATGCAAGGACTTTGCAAGTTTGGCCTTTATGAGACCTTTAAGATATATTATACTGAATTGTTGGGACCTGAATATGCTTATTTGTGGCGGACAAGCCTCTATCTGGCTGCCTCAGCCAGTGCTGAGTTCTTTGCTGACATTGCTCTGTCCCCAATGGAAGCAGTCAAGGTACGAATTCAGACCCAGGAAGGCTATGCCAGTAGACTGCGGGATGCCGCTCCAAAGATGTTCCTTGAAGAGGGGCTGTGGGCTTTCTACAAAGGAGTGGCTCCCCTCTGGATGCGCCAGATTCCTTATACCATGATGAAGTTTGCCTGTTTTGAACGAACTGTAGAGGCGATCTATAAACATCTCATTCCCAAGCCCCGCGACGAGTGCACCAAAATGGAACAACTTGGAGTCACCTTTGTTGGTGGTTATATTGCTGGCGTCTTCTGTGCTATAGTCTCACACCCAGCTGACTCTGTGGTATCTGTACTCAACAAAGAAAAGGGCAGCACTGCCACTGATGTCCTCAAGAGGCTGGGCATATATGGCATCTGGAAAGGTCTCTTCACCCGTATCCTGATGATTGGTACCCTCACTGCCCTGCAATGGTTCATCTATGATTCAGTTAAAGTTTACCTCAAGCTCCCTCGGCCCCCACCACCTGAGATGCCTGCCTCTTTGAAAGAGAGTTTGTCATTAAAATAGACCCCTAAACAGTTCTTCACTGTTGTGTTTCAGAGACCTTGTTGTTCTATTTAAGGTCTGCCTTGTATGTGATTATCAGTGGACTATGGACCTTATTCTAGTTCAAACTAATATATTAAGCTATTTAAAGCATCTACTTACTGCAGCATTGATGCTTATAGTTTAGCAGAATAACAGTTCTGGAATTTTGTTTTAGTATAAATTGTGCTTGAAATACAAAGCGCATAATGTGAATTATAGTTTTTACAGCACTATTTAATATGTTAAGGTTAACATTATTAGCAGCTAGTAGTTTTGATGGTTGTTGATTCTTTGTCAAGTTCTTAATAGTCAGTAACAAATGGCATCCTCTAGTGTGCATCAGTGAAATCTGACAAGCCACATACTCTAAAGTACGTTTAAATTCAATAAGTGTACATGTGAGGATCTCAGTAGCTGTTCAAAAAATCCATTTATTCATGAGAAAGAGATCTTGCATTTGCAGCAGGACTGTTTGTGTGTCTTTTGAAAGGTTAATTAACTGCTTGggtctttaaaacatttgcagtcCAGCACCTGATCTTCTGGCAAGCAGCAAACTAGACTCCTTCTGCATGCAGGTAGATGTGGCTCACTTACATCTTATAGTCATTGTCCTTATGTTTATTGGACAACTGATGTCTCTTTACAGAGGCATAGTAACCCCTGATTATGGGTATCAAACTTTTCTTTAACAAACACCCCAAAACTTTTGTATAACAATGGCAAAGGTAGCATACTGTGGGAAAGAACTCCACTATCCTGGAAACTCAGCTAAAATGTGAATTTGTGTGTTATATTAACCCATATGTTGTTCCTTCTCAATGATGTATTTTTTGTTTCCCTACATTTTCACATACACATTGAAATTGTTAACATAGCAAATAAAGTTGTTGTGATAATACAGGGgtggttttttcaaaaaataaaaaataaaaagcagcatgTCAGGAAGAAGATTACGTACGAACTACATGGATTTATATGTTTTGAATGAAGGAATGTTCAGTTATGCACCCACTTAGAGTTCAGTGGGGTTACTGTCTTGACAAAAATGTACTACTTCAGTGATGAGTAGGTGTCAGAGTAGTACTTCAGACCCAGCAGAGCTATATGTAATGTGTGCATGTTAAAAGCTATATTTCAGAGACTTCTGCTGTGAAACATATATTTGAAGAAAGTTAAAAGGAGTTAATATTTTAGGCAGAAATTTTAAAACATAGCTATATCTCTTTCACTGAGATCCTTGTACTCTGTCCTaactggcatttttaaaaaaaacacatttgagTCTCTCCTGTTGTTTGTACCACATGTAACAGATATTAATATAGAACAATAGGACATCGAACATTGATATTTTGCCTATATTTTCTTTAGTCAatatgactttatttatttatttatttatttgttccacttttatccccccccgaagggctctatgtATTGCATATGTATTATAGTCTGAATGAAGCTTTTTCTGTCAAAATACTTTTAGGGTTGTTTCACGTAATATTTTACCATGAGAAGTACAAAGAGTTGACATTCATGGAAGTAGGATGGCATATATGAATGTGGAATATCAGAGGTTTTTTTACAGTTAGAGGCAATAATTTTTACCTATTTACCTTGAACTTTGGGATGCAGATTATCACAGGTTTATTCTAAGTGAAGCATAGTGTATCAGTGTATGCTCATTAAAGCCTACAACTATTCTGGGAGATACAAAAAAGCTACAACTGGATATGGTTCAGTAGTGAGCATTTGTAGGCTATAACTTTTGTACAATGCTCTTGTTCCAGCTGAAGGAATAGTTTTAAATTCTAATTAATTATGCTACAGAGCAGGATTGATATTTATCCCCTAATATGGGCTGATAGAATGAGCACCTTAGTGGTAGAAAAATTGGAACAggtcactaacagtgcaatctgagGAGGGAGGCGGGCAAAACCCCTCAGAAAGCTGTGTGACCCCAGCACCAGCttaaatgccacttgtgccacTGTAAGGGGTGTTCACTCTGGCACTGAGGTGCTTACGCTGGTGTTGGGAAGCTGAATAGCAGCATGATGCTCAGGTGCCAGTGCCTCCGCAGAGCCAGTGCTGCTCTGGCACAGTGTCAGTACCAAAGGAGGCAGTCCTGGGGGCATGACTAGGTTTAGTAGCTTCCTGAGCTCTTTTGGCCCAGGAATACGCCCATTTGCCAGCATTGGCTTATGCCGGCAAAATGGTAAGCGCAACCTATGGAGCTGCACAGAGCAGTTCCATGGGGGTTCTGGGAAATGTCCCTGTTGGCTTGCTGGCCATGGCCAcagcaaaccccctccccccaggactgCAGTGTCCATCTGTGATCATCACTTGTCCACTTAATCTTAACTATGTGGTTTTGGGGGattattatttttacaaagtACACTGACATCAGATAGATGGAAGGTTGTGACTTAATTCAACCT encodes:
- the LOC125433357 gene encoding phosphate carrier protein, mitochondrial-like encodes the protein MEVPKCSTHSCSKFWSRFWALACSSWSSEKNSESSITPLQCEALSSHEKMGAQPSSNSIPASLHKHQPCLSAASITKEYSCEFGSLKYLLLCSLGGVVSCGLTHTAVVPLDVVKCRMQVEPKRYRGLVQGLTLTVNEEGMNGLVKGWAPTAIGYSMQGLCKFGLYETFKIYYTELLGPEYAYLWRTSLYLAASASAEFFADIALSPMEAVKVRIQTQEGYASRLRDAAPKMFLEEGLWAFYKGVAPLWMRQIPYTMMKFACFERTVEAIYKHLIPKPRDECTKMEQLGVTFVGGYIAGVFCAIVSHPADSVVSVLNKEKGSTATDVLKRLGIYGIWKGLFTRILMIGTLTALQWFIYDSVKVYLKLPRPPPPEMPASLKESLSLK